The Chelmon rostratus isolate fCheRos1 chromosome 9, fCheRos1.pri, whole genome shotgun sequence sequence ATGGGCGCACAGAGTGGAATACATGAGTGTAAACACCAGTTTGCGTGGGAAAGGTGGAACTGCCCAGAGAACACGCTGCTGTTATCCACACACAACGGCCTTCGTAGTGGTAAGAACTTTGTATCCATCTTCTGGATCATCTGGATCAAATGCATGACATGCAGTGGGTGGTGTGGTGGTGAGCTCAAGTCCGGCAAAGTTTGGTGAAGCACTCTTGCTCAAAGTAATCCTTCAGCGCAGATGCAATGCGCTCTCACCGCCGTGGATAAGGGACGCAAACAAACGTGACTTAGAAGCACgtttataaaacacacaacgTGCCCAACATTATTAACTTTTAGTATCAAGCCATGGTTTTACGCACGGTTTACGCACAGTATTTGAGAGCTGCAACTGTACATTTATCGCGCCAAATTAAATTGCAAAGTGTAACACGGTggtttgctttctttgtcacTTATTGTAGCCACAAGGGAGACGTCTTTTGTCCATGCCATAAGCGCTGCCGGAGTGATGTACACGCTCACCAAGAACTGCAGTATGGGAGACTTTGACAACTGTGGCTGCGACGACTCCAGAATTGGACAGACAGGTACGAATACCCTATGCATGGTCTGTTTACAATTAGACTAAGTGAAAAATCTCAAAGTGGGATTTATTTCTTCGAATTgagtaacagtgtgtattttttttttttttttcaatctgaAGGTGGCAGAGGATGGATCTGGGGAGGTTGTAGTGACAATGTGGCGTTTGGAGAGAAGATCTCCAAACAGTTTGTGGACGCGCTCGAAGGTGGGCAGGATTCGCGCGCAGCAGTCAACCTACATAACAACGAGGCAGGCAGACTGGTAAGATACTATTTCATTATGACTGGAGTTAttcaaatttttaaaaatcacctTTTATAGGCTATGCTCTCAAATTCAGACATCTATTGATGACCTAGGTCCGGGAAGGAAAATCGATGTGTTATGCCTTTTGTCAGTGGCATTTACGCATATGTTCAAATCCAAGAAGACAGTGGAGCAAGTTTAATGATTATATTTTCTACTAACATTCTCACTCTCTTGGCAGGCAATCAAAGCAACCATGAGGAGAGCCTGTAAGTGTCACGGAGTGTCTGGGAGCTGCAGCATCCAAACCTGCTGGATGCAGCTGGCCGACTTCAGAGAGGTGGGTAACTACCTGAAGATGAAGTACGAACATGCAAAGAAACTGGAGATGGACAAGAAGCCTGCGAGGGTTGGGAACAGCGCAGACAACAGAGGAGCCATCGCGCACACTTTTCGGAGCATCGCTCGCACGGAGCTCATTTACCTGGAGGATTCCCCGGATTACTGTGTCAAGAACCAGAGCCTGGAATTTCAGGGCACAGCGGGGCGGGAGTGTCTGAAGGGTGACAAGAACATGTCCCTGTGGGAAAGAAAGAGCTGCCGCAGGCTGTGCTATGAATGCGGCCTCAGAGTGGTGGAGAAGCGCATTGAGGTAGTCAGCAGCTGCAACTGCAAATTTCACTGGTGCTGCACAGTTAAGTGTGACAAATGCACACAGGTCGTTACCAAATATTACTGTGCACGTAAGGAAGGCGGGAGAAAGCCACATAATAAAACGAAGCGGAGGCACCGTGCGCGCCGGCACTGACTGAGCCAGAATCCTCATCACTTGTCATGAAATGAATCATAATGGACATCAATAAGCATAATTCCGTATCACAAAGatgctatttttattgttgtaatttCTACTATTACATCACCTGAATCATTTTAATGCACTTTATCTTAGGGATTTGATTCTTTACATaaatcaaattgtttttttaaggaCCAAGCTCTCCACGCAGGCTCACTCATTTACGTTTAGGAGAACACTGGTCTTATTTGTTAAGTTTGTCTTCTGTGAAGTCTGAAAAAAAGTCTAAGAATTTATATGTATTATtacttacttttactttatctaataaatattttttctacTAAATGCACGACTCAGTCTGATTTGTCAGTAGCAAAATTACGTTATTTGTATATTGGTGTCCTGGTGTCATACAGCCTGAGGGAAGAAAATAAACTGTCGCCTGATGCCACCCTTTGAAGTGTGCATATAGGCGTTTCCTGAACCCTCAACCAATCAGCTTTCTCGGACGCCGGGGACAAAGAACAAGAGATCCATTTGTTCCTCATCCAAATAAAAGAGAAAGTTGCAGCACACGGGGCACAATAACTAGATCTCTACTTTGAGAACCACGGTGTAGATGAAAATGGTGCATTCATTATTTTGGCTCCTGCCTCTTTTATACAAAATGTGTCCAGGACATGCTTGGTAAGATCTACACTGTTTACCTGTATCTTTTCGGTATGAGTAGACTTAAGACATATTGACCTCATTCTTGATCCTTTATCTTCTTCTCAGGGTGGCGAGTAACTTTCTAATGACAGGACCCAAGGTAAATAGAAAATACTTGATTGCTGGGATTGCCCCGACAAGTTTCgtttcaaaatgtgaaatacacCAAAATATGACACTGCCTCTCCTGCAGGCCTATCTCACCTACGCAAGAAATGTGCAGGTTGGTGCACAGAGTGGAGTTGAGGAGTGTAAACGCCAGTTTGCGTGGGATAGATGGAACTGTCCCGACAGCGCAACTCAGCTCAAAGGACTAAGACGCGGTACGTTGGCCTTTTTAAATACAAATCTTTCATTGAGTTCAGGTTCACAaatgacaaaggaaaaacacatctaTGCGCAAAATGAGTAAAGAATATGACATTGCTACAATGAGTTGCACGGGGATCATGCTCCGGAATGGACACGCTAAAAAATTGTATATGGGTCAACTATTAAATACGAATGGAGGCTCACCAGCTACATACTTATATTAACATACATGACTGTATTGTCATGCTGTCCAGTCAGACCAGGACAGAATCCCATGTGAACTCTGCAATTTTAAGGCACAGTTGCAGCCTTTtccacatatttctttttaaatattcacTGATCACTTTGAATTTTGAAGGTAGTAGTATGTAGTGAATGTTAGAAATGCCTTTGCCCTACATGAGATATTAAACGTATTTGCTCATTTCCTCTCACTGACAGCCACCAGGGAAACTTCTTTCGTCCATGCAATCAGTGCAGCCGGGGTCATGTACACTCTAACCAGGAACTGTAGTCTGGGAGACCTGGACAACTGCGGCTGTGATGTCTCCAAGAACGGAAAAATTGGTGAGGTCctcttaaaaaaatatataaataaaaatacgTTTAATTAAACGTgtatatataaaacattaaacGTATATTTGATCTTTTGGCATTTAGGGTTATGACATGGCCTTTCTTTAGTTGGTAATCTGATTTTTTGTAATATCTTGTGTGCAGGCGGTCGTGGCTGGTTGTGGGGTGGCTGTAGTGATAATGTGGATTTCGGAGAGAGAATTTCCAAACAGTACGTGGATGCGCAGGAGACGGGTCAGGACTCCAGGGCTGCGGTCAACCTGCACAACAACGCGGCTGGGCGGCTGGTAAGTACGGTTCGCACCACACGCATGTATATGACATGTCACACAGTTTTAAGTCGTTGGCAGTAATGAACTTTGTCTGGTTTCCATCAGGCTGTGAGGGCAACTATGAAGCGCATCTGTAGATGTCATGGCATGTCTGAGAGCTGTAGTGTCCAAACCTGCTggacacagctgtcagatttcaGAGAAATCGGCAACTATTTGAAGATCAAGCACAGTCAAGCCCAAAAACTGGACGTCGACAAAAAGCGCATGCGGGCTGGCAACAGCGCGGACAACCGCGGTGCCATTGTGGACGCGTTCGGCAGCATCGCCCAGACAGAGCTCATCTACATGGAGGACTCCCCGGACTACTGCAGGAAGAACGCCAGCTTAGGGCTGTACGGTACCGAGGGCCGGGAGTGCGTGCAACACGGAGAGGGGTTAACCCAGTGGGAGAGGCGCAGCTGCCGCAGGTTGTGTCATGAATGCGGCCTGAGGGTGGAAGAGAGACGCACGGAGGTCGTGAGCAGCTGCAACTGCAAATTCCACTGGTGCTGCACGGTGAACTGTGATGACTGCTCTCAGGTTATCGTCAAACATGTGTGCGCCAGGAGGGAAGGGGCTGATGGGCACGGCTTTAGACGGAGATACCGTGGAcccaagtgaaaaaaaagaaaaaagaaaaaaggatcTATGGATCTGTTACCGGTCTAGATCACAATTAAGTCTGttaaaaaaagagttaaaaatCTGTTTGCACTTTTCATTCCTTGACATGTCTTTTTACGTCTGCCTGTATAAATACTATTACTATCTATTTATGAATATCgtgttttgtttaattaaaagttaaaataaagaCTTCTTCAATAA is a genomic window containing:
- the LOC121611699 gene encoding protein Wnt-8a-like, which gives rise to MGPLNLLSAMVLAMCCDVQFASAWTVNNFLMTGPKAFLTYASSVQMGAQSGIHECKHQFAWERWNCPENTLLLSTHNGLRSATRETSFVHAISAAGVMYTLTKNCSMGDFDNCGCDDSRIGQTGGRGWIWGGCSDNVAFGEKISKQFVDALEGGQDSRAAVNLHNNEAGRLAIKATMRRACKCHGVSGSCSIQTCWMQLADFREVGNYLKMKYEHAKKLEMDKKPARVGNSADNRGAIAHTFRSIARTELIYLEDSPDYCVKNQSLEFQGTAGRECLKGDKNMSLWERKSCRRLCYECGLRVVEKRIEVVSSCNCKFHWCCTVKCDKCTQVVTKYYCARKEGGRKPHNKTKRRHRARRH
- the LOC121611750 gene encoding protein Wnt-8-like; this encodes MKMVHSLFWLLPLLYKMCPGHAWVASNFLMTGPKAYLTYARNVQVGAQSGVEECKRQFAWDRWNCPDSATQLKGLRRATRETSFVHAISAAGVMYTLTRNCSLGDLDNCGCDVSKNGKIGGRGWLWGGCSDNVDFGERISKQYVDAQETGQDSRAAVNLHNNAAGRLAVRATMKRICRCHGMSESCSVQTCWTQLSDFREIGNYLKIKHSQAQKLDVDKKRMRAGNSADNRGAIVDAFGSIAQTELIYMEDSPDYCRKNASLGLYGTEGRECVQHGEGLTQWERRSCRRLCHECGLRVEERRTEVVSSCNCKFHWCCTVNCDDCSQVIVKHVCARREGADGHGFRRRYRGPK